Below is a window of Bacillales bacterium DNA.
GAGGTGCGCACGATGCGCTCGCGGTTCAGTTTCACGCTGAACGATGCGGCGAACAACATACGGACGAATCCCGAGCTCGGCGGCGGGGCGCTGTATGACGTCGGCTGCTATTGCATTCATGCCAGCCGCTATATGCTTGGAAGCGAGCCGACGCACGTGTATGCGCAAGCGAGAATTGACGGCCGGTTCGGCGTCGACATGACGACGAGCGGGCTGCTGACGTTTGCCAACGGCGTGCAAGCGGCGTTTGATTGCAGCTTTGAGGCGCCGGACGAGGAGTTTTACGAGGTCGTCGGCAGTGAAGGGCGGATTTATGTGGAACGGCCGTTTCGGCCGGACAAAACGGACGACGGCAACGGACGTATCGTCGTGAACGGGGAAACGCATGTGATTGAAGGCGATGCGTACAAGGCGCAAGTGGAGCATTTTTCACGATGCGTACTCGAGCAGACGGAGCCGGTGCATCCGGGAGCAGAAACGGTGAGGAACATGCAGGTGATTGATGCGTGCCGCGAGGCGATGCGCACCGGAAACGCGGTGAGCGTTTCGAGGTGAAACTTTATCGAGGGTTATACGCGGCGCTTGCCGGGTTGCTGGCCGTTTCGTTCGCACTGACGGTGTATTTTATGATTCGGGGTGTGCAATCGGATGCCGGTTTGGCGAAATCGTCTGAATACGTTCGGCCGCACTATCATTTCGTGCTCATTCCTGAGGAAATGGACAATCCGTATTGGCGGTCAGTGCAGAAAGGGGCCGACGCTGCGGCGAAAAAGTACGGCGCCGTTGTCGAGTATCGCGGGCCGGTACAGTCGAATCTTTCCGAACATATAAAAGTAATGCGTGAATCAGTGGCCGCGAAGGTGGACGGCATTCTTACGCAAGGCCTTGATGAACGGGAAGTCGCGGTGATCAATGATGCGATTCAACACGGCATTCCCGTCGTCACTGTGGATACAGATTTGCCCGGCAGCCGGAGGCTTGCCTATGTCGGGACGGACAATTATGCGGCTGGGCTGAAAGCCGGCCGGTATTTGGCGAAGGCGACCGGCGGGCTGGCGAAAGTCGGCATCGTCACCGGAAGTTTCGAATCGACGGGGCAGCGGCTGCGCGTGAAAGGGTTTCGCGACGCGGTGGCGGAGATTCCCGGGATTGAAGTGGTTGCCGTTGAATCGTCGCAGATTTCACGAGTGCAGGCGGCCGAGAAAGCTTATAAAATTTTCCGGGAGCACCCGGAAGTGAATGCCTTTTTCGGGACGAGCGCGCTCGACGGGATCGGGATCTCCGCTGCGGCGCAAAGTCTCGGCCAGTCGAAAACGGTGTTCTTGCTCGCTTTTGATGCGGTCGAGGACACGCTCACTTTAATGAAGGACGGCAAGATTGACGCGACGATTGTTCAGAAGCCTTACGAAATGGGGTATGAAAGTGTGAGGCTGATGGTGGAAATCGTCAACGGCAAACCGGTGACGGAACGACACGTAACGCCGGTGAACATTGTGCTTCCGGCGGACTTGCCGCTTTCGCGGAAGGCGGAACGCCGATGATTCGCATTCGCACGAAGTTGTTCTTGTTTCTGCTGCTTCTCGCAGCGCTGTTGAACTCCGTGGCGTATTTTTTATATCAAAACGGGCAACGCTCGATCGATGAATACAACCGTGTGCTGCAGCGATTTTATTTGTTGAATGAAGTTTCTCAGCAAACCTCGGCGGTTTTCGAACAGCTGAACGTTTATTTGGCGGAACAAACGCCGGAAGCTTACGGTGACTACTTGCGCGCCCGCACTAACCTGAAACGCAAGCAAGATCAATTGTCTGCCATCGCTACGCAAGCCAACGGGTTGACGGTGGATAACTACCGCAACATGATTACGAGTTTCCTTGAAGAATGTGCGATCGTTTCCGGTTCGTTTCAGAGCGGTTCGATCGACCGTTATTCAGCTCATTTGCCGAAGGCGGAACGAATTTCCTTGTTCATCAAAGAAACCACCCTTGATTTGCTCAACGAGGAATTGGCCCGGTATCAAAATTTTTATTTGCAAATGAACAAAAAGAGCGCATATTTCCAATCGATGGGCATTTTCGTGTTCGTCTCGACGTTTTTGCTTTGTGCGTTGTTTGCGCTCTGGTTCTCAAGGGGCATCACACAGCCGATCGGGCAGTTGACGGCGGCCGCCCGGGAAATTTCACAAGGGCAGTTGGACGGGGAGCCGGTGCAGGCGTACACGAAAGACGAATTGCGTTTTTTGACGCAAACGTTTAATGAAATGCGTGCCGACATTCGTCGTCTCGTAGGGGAAATCAAGGAACAATCGGAGCTCGACCAGCTGTTGAAAGAGATGGAACTGAAAAGCTTGCAAAGCCAAATTCATCCGCATTTCTTGTTCAACATTTTGAACACGCTTTCGCGCACCGCCTATTTGGAAGGCGCGGAACGGGCGAGTGCCTTGATCGATTCGACGGCAGCGCTCATGCGCCATAATTTGTCGCGGCTTGATCGTCCGACGACGCTCGGCAAGGAAGTGGAAATCATCCGGGAATATTTCTTTCTCCAGTCGGCGCGGTTCGGAGATCGGGTCTCGTTTCGCACTGAGATTGACGAAGGTTGTTTGCAGCGGCCGGTGCCGAACATGACGTTGCAGCCGATCGTGGAGAATGCGTTCGTGCACGGAATCGAATCGTATGAAAACGGAGCGGAAATCACGATAAAAATTGCGCCCGAAGGCACCGATGTGCTCGTGGAAGTGTCCGACAACGGGGTAGGCATGGACGAGGCGACGCGCCAACGGCTGTTGGCTGACGCGGAAACAGAGGCGAACGGCGATGAGCGGACGTTTGAGGATGCGGACAGGGGTGAACCGGATGGTGCCGGCCGAGGTGAAGCCGCGGCGAGCCGGGAACGGGAGCGGGACGGTTCAGAAGCGGCGAAACCGCACGGGCATTCGACGGGGCTCGGCGTCCATAATGTCATGAAACGATTGGCGTTGTTTTATCGAAAAGAAGGGTTGCTCGACATCCAGTCGGCGGTAGGGCAAGGAACGACGGTTCGCTTGCGGTTGCCGGAGATAACGGGAGGTAAAGATGAGTCGTTATAAAATTATGATCGCCGACGACGAAGAAATTGAGCGGCTGGCGATGCGCAATATGTTAGCCGAAGGCGTCCAAGAAGCGGAAGTCATTGCTGAGGCGGCGAACGGCCGTGAGGCTGTGGCGTTGGCTGCGAAACGAATGCCGGACGTCGTTTTCATGGATATTAAAATGCCGGGAATGGACGGCGTCGAGGCAGTGAAGCGGATCAGGGAAGCGCAGCCGGATGTCAAATTCATTATGGTCTCGGCGTTCGATACGTTCGCGTACGCCCGTGAAGTCATGAAGGAGGGCGTGAAGGACTATTTGTTGAAGCCGAGCAAGAAGGAAGAAATTTGGCGGACGGTTCGGCGCGTGCTCGCGGAAGTGGAAAGCGAGCGGGCGGAGCGACGGGAGCGCGAAGCGCTCGAGGGGAAATTGCGTCAGGCGGAGTCGGTTGTGCGAGCGGAGTGGGTGACGGCGCTGTTTCTGAACCGGGTGGAGGAGGCGGAAGCCGCCGACCGGTTCGGGTTTATTGACTGGCGCGAACAGACGGCGTATGCGGCCGTATGCCGAGTGGCGGGAAGAGAGCAGGAGAAAGCGGCGTATGAATGGCTGCGGCAGGAGTGGATTCGTCGGGAGGAAGCGTTTGTCGGGCCGCTGATCGGCGGGCATGTGCCGGTGCTTGTCCCGGTGCGAGACGGAAAGGATGGCAGGACGGTGCGTGCGAAGGCGGTGCGGGGAGCGCAGCGGATATTGGCGGACTTTGAGGCGGTGTTCGCGGATGTGGCGCTGGCGATCGGAATGGGCACGGAAGTGGAGCGGCTGGAGGCATTCAGTACGTCGTGCGACGAGGCGTTGATGGCGTTGGACCAGACGAACGCGAATGTGCGGGTAATGATGTTTCATGCTTCTTTGAATGCGGGAAGGGGCGCGGAAGATTTGCGGCTTGAGCAGTCGTTGTTGGAAGCGGTTCATGACGGTCAAGTGCAACTGATGCTGCGCCTGTTCGACAAATGGGCAGCTGGAAAAAGTAAAACAAGTGATTTCGGACGGGAGCTCGAAGATGTTGCCTACCGTGCAGAACGGATGACGGAAAATGCAGGTGTTGTACTTGCGCCGCACGAACAAGTCAAGGACTCCGGCGACATTCACGAGCGGGTAGCTGCGGTGCGAACAAGACTGCTTTCGATCGCCAAACAAATGGACAAGTGGCAGCACGAACACGCTTACGGAACGTTGGAAGCGGCGAAACGATACATGGAAGCGAATTTTCAAAGCGCCTTGACGTTGGAAGAAACGGCGGAGCACGTCGGGCTGAGCCCTTATTATTTCAGCAAGCTGTTTAAAGAACGCTCCGGGACAACTTTTATCGACTATGTCACCGATTTGCGCTTGAAACAGGCGAAACAGCTGCTCCGAACGAGCGGCATGAGCTTGAAAGAGATTTGTTATGCGTGCGGATACGGGAATCCAAACTACTTCAGCCGCCTGTTCAAGAAACGGGTCGGCTGTCCGCCAAGCGAGTACCGGTCGAATGGAGAACCGCAAAAAAAGGAAGAAGATCGCAAAAAAAGGAAGGAAATTGACGCCCACGGCGACCAAGGAGTCCCTTACAATCAATCATGACAGCGTTTACATTTAGTAAAGGGGGAATTCCTGAATGAAAAAGAAGTTCAGCTTATGGACGGTCATGCTGCTCGTCGTTGCTTTGTTATTGTCGGCATGCGGCGGGTCTGGATCCGGATCGGAAGACGCATCCGGGGATGCCGGAGACGGCGGCAGCGGCAAAGTCAAGTTGGAAATTTTCAGCTGGTGGACGGCAGGCGGTGAAGCAGATGCGTTAAAAGCCTTGTTGAAAGGGTTCAAAGAAAAATATCCGAACATCGACGTCGTTAATGCTGCGGTCGCCGGCGGTGCCGGATCGAATGCGAAAGCGGTGCTTTCCACGCGGATGCAAGGCGGAGATCCGCCGTCGACGTTCCAGGTTCACGGCGGAGCGGAACTGTTTCAATGGGTGAACGCGGGAAAAATGAGCCCGCTTGATGAGTTGTACAAGGAGAAAAGTTGGCAGGACAAGTTTCCGCAAAAAGTGATTGACATGAACAGCAAAGACGGTCACGTCTGGGGTGTGCCGATTGACATTCACCGCGGAAACGTCGTGTTTTACAACAAAGCGATTTTTGAAAAATACGGCATCGAACCGCCGAAAACGTTTGACGAGTTTTTCGCGGCTGCGGAAAAGCTGAAGGCGAATGGCGTAACGCCGCTCGCGCTCGGCGACAAAAACGTTTGGCCGGCAACGATGTTGTTTGAAAACGTGTTGCTCGGCACGATTGGGCCGGAAAACTATGCGAAATTGTGGACCGGCGAGCTTTCTTTCGACAGCGAAGGCGTCCGGAAAGCGGCAGAACGGTTTAAAAAGATGCTCGATTACGTGAACGAGGGTCATAGTTCGCTCGCCTGGCAAGATGCCACACAGCTGATCATTGACGGCAAGGCGGCAATGAACGTGATGGGCGACTGGGCGGAAGGCTATCTCGTCAGCAAAGGTTGGAAACCGAACGAAGACTTCGGCTGGATCGAATCACCGGGAACGACGGACGATTTTATGATCATCAACGACTCGTTCGGCCTCCCGAAAGGCGTGGAACATCCCGATGCGGTCAAGAAGTTCCTCGGTTATCTCGGCACGCCGGAAGCGCAAGCGGCGTTTAACGAAATTAAAGGATCGATTCCAGCGAACACGGAAACGGACATGTCTGGATTCAACGAATACAGCCAATCGGCGATGAAAGACTTTAAAGCGGCTGATGAAAAAGGAACGCTCGCGTTGAGCCTTGCCCACGGTTCCGCGGCACCTCCGGGATTCTTGAATCAAGTGAACACCGCCGTCAATATGTTCGTCACCCAAAAGGATGTCGATTCGTTCCTGCGATCGCTGAAGCAGGCAAGCTCACAATTGCAGTAACCAATGGGGGCGCCGCAGGCGCCCTTCTTTTCTTTAGGGGAGGGAGAAACATATGAACACGCAACCGACAACTGCAAAACGTCCGCTGCTTCCGCGGACGAACGCAAAACGGCGGCTTTCGAAAGACCAGCTGCTCGCCTTTTTATTTTTAACGCCTTCCTTGCTTTTGATCGCTGTTTTCGTTTACGGGTTCATCGGCTGGACCGGCTATGTGTCGTTGAGCCAATGGAATTCGATCGTTCCCGATTTATCGTGGGCCGGGCTCGACAACTACGTTCAACTTTTTCAAACGTTTCGTTTCCAAGCTGACTTGCGCAACATGGTCGTGTTCACGATCTTGTTCATCGCCTGTGTCATTTTTCTCGGCCAGTTGTTCGCGGTGCTGCTCGATCAAAAGCTGAAAGGCGAATCGTTGTTTCGTAACATCTTTTTGTTCCCGATGGCTTTATCGTTTGTTGTAACGGGGGTTGTTTGGCGCTGGGTATTGAATCCAAAAACAGGAGTCAATCTCCTTCTCGATGATCTCGGCTGGGCGTTTGGCTGGTATACGGACACGAGCGTCGTGCCGGGGTGGTCGTTGTTCCAAATCGAATTCGGCATGCCGATCGCACTCATTGCCGTCATCATTGCGGCCGTCTGGCAAATGACCGGTTTCTCGCTGGCGATGTATCTTGCCGGGCTGCGTGGAATTCCCGAGGAGCTCAGGGAAGCGGCGCGCATGGACGGCGCCAGCGAACGACAAATTTATTTTAAAGTCATTTTGCCGCAGCTCAAACCGATCACATTCGGCGTCATCGTCATGATGCTCCACATTTCGTTGAAAATCTTCGATTTGATTTACACGATGACCGGTCCGGGTGCCAATTTTGTCACCGACATGCCGGCCGTCAACATGTTCGACACGACCTTCCAGGCGAATTTATACGCGCGCGGTGCGGCGATTGCCATCGTACTGTTGTTGCTCGTTGCCGTATTCATCGTGCCTTACTTGATCCGAAGCCGAAAGGGGGAAGCTTAAGATGACTGCACGCTTACTTTCCAGGAGCTTGCTTTATGCAGTGCTCGTCCTGTTCGCCGTCGTCTTTCTCGTCCCTTTTTACGTGTTGCTCGTGACGAGCTTGAAACCGTTCGCCGAAGTGTCGATCGCGACGATGTGGCAGCTGCCGCATACCATCGATTTTTCCAGCTATCGCGCCGCATTTCAACAACTGGCGCCGAACTTTTTGAACAGTGTCTATCTCGTCGTTCCGGCTACGCTCCTTTCCGCACTGCTCGGTTCGTTGAACGGCTACGTGTTGTCGAAATGGAAATTCAAAGGCTCGGAATGGGTGTTTACCGCGTTATTGTTCGGGATGTTCATCCCATACCAAAGCATCTTGATTCCGCTCATCCAAACGATTCAAAAGATCGGCTTGTACAACTCGATTGCCGGTCTCGTGCTCGTCAACGTTGTTTACGGCTTGCCGGTGACAACGCTCATGTTCCGCAATTTCTACGCAAGCATTCCAGATTCGATGATCGAATCGGCGCAAATCGACGGCGCCGGCTTCATCCGCGTCTACCGGCACATCATCGTGCCGCTGTCGATCACCGGCTTCGTCGTCGTCGCCATCTGGCAATTTACGAACATCTGGAATGAATTCTTATTCGCGATCACGATTACCGGCCACGGCCAGCATCCGATCATGGTCGCTTTGCAAAACCTGGCCGGCAGCCAAGTCGTCCACTGGAACATCCAGATGGCCGGCGCGTTGCTCGCCGCCTTGCCGACGATGCTCGTCTACATTCTCGCCGGCCGCTACTTCATTCGCGGCTTGTTGGCCGGTTCCGTCAAAGGATAATCGGAACGAATCGCTCACTAGAAGCGCTATTTTCGAAAAATGTGCCGTTGCGCCGCGGAATCGCGCACCACAGGCCTTATTTTCTTAGAACCCCCGGAAATCATGGCGATTTCCGGGGTTGTAGCGAAAATAAGGTGCTGGATGAGCGATAATCTGGAAATCGCCGGCATTTTGCGCAAATAAGAACGCTCATGCGCGATTTCTTCAAAATCATAAGATCGGATAGTTTCGGCAGGCCGAAACTGTCATCATCCACAACGGACAAATCGCGCATCAGAAGCGCTATTTGCCCAATATCCGCCGATGTTCGCACGAAATCGCGCACCACAGGCCTTATTTTCTTAAAAACCCCGGAAATCATGGCGATTTCCGGGGTTGTGACGAAAATAAGGTGCTGGATGAGCGATAATCTGGAAATCGCCGGTATTTCGCCCAAATAAGAACGCTCATGCGCGATAATTGGGAACAACTCCCCTTCTCTTGTTCAGAAGGGGAGTTGTTGCGTTATTTTTTTATCCCCATAAACACGCCGTAGCCGTGGTAATCTTCATACTTTGTCAAGATCGACAAATTTTGTTGTTGGATCGACTTAATTTCGGCGGCGTTTTCTTTTGTCGCCGGTTCCGCAAGCGAGGGGTCGTCGAAGCCGGGAAGAAAATGGAGGAGGTCATCGGCGAGCGCGGTCGGATTCCACACCTCTACTTCTTTAAACCCGGCTTCTTCGATCATATGCAGCCATTGATCGAGCGAAGGGAGTTCTTTGGCGCCGTACAAGGTGCTGATCGCTTGCTTCATCGCTTCGGGGAGCGGTTTGACGGCCATTAATTCCCGATCAAACAATTCGCCTTCCGGACGCAGCACGCGCACATATTCCCTCAACGCCTTCGGAATATCGGCAAAAACTGTCACTGACTCGCCCAACACGACATCGAACGATTCATCTTCAAACGGAAGCTTCGTTACGTCTCCTTGAACGGCCTTCACGTTCACCCCTTTGCTTTGCGCACGCTTCTGCGTTTTCTCCACCATTTTTTCACGGAGATCAAGCGCGGTTACGTCGCATCCTTTTTCCGCAAGATAACAGGCGGTTTGCCCTGTTCCGGAACCCACCTCGAGCACTTTCGCTCCTGCAGCAATCGGGAAATGGCTCAAAAAATTCAAAGTCGCGGCAAAGCCGCCGGGATGAGCGCCGCCTGCCCCAACGTGAGCTAACATATCATGATAATCCATCGATTTCTGATCCTCTCCTTTCTTCATGTCACATCTTATGGCACATAGCAGGAGATTGGGATGGGTTTCCTTTGAAAAATAGGCCTTGTCTCCGCCGTTGTCCGCTACGGCACAGCGAAAGGGCGCATAGGGTAGTAGTGTAACAGGCGAATGCGATTCGCCGTTGCAGTTCAAAGTTTTTTTGAAAGGAGTTTTTCCCATGAGTGGATCGTACGGAGGCGGCTTTGCGTTAATCGTAGTGCTGTTTATTCTGTTGATCATTGTCGGAGCTGCCGGTTACGGAGGCGGCTACGGCTTTGGCGGCTATGGTTATGGCGGCTATGGCTACGGCGGATTCGGAAGGGTACCTTTCTGGTGGTAAAACTCTCCCGTTAAGCAAGGGAAGGGTTGCATGCCGGCAGTCTGCCCTTTAAGACTTACAATTACGGGTTTGATAACGTTCGGGCAAGATCGTTTCTCGGAAAGGAGGTGTTATGATGGGCTACGGTTGCGGCGGCTACGGCGGTTATGGTGCCGGTTTCGCGTTGATCGTTGTGTTGTTTATTTTGTTGATCATTATCGGAGCGTCTTACGTTTATTAAGCCAAAGGACATCCCCCATGCAGTGACCCATTCAACCTCCTATGAATGAAACGGATCGGAACGAGAGGGGCGATCGTGCCCCTCTTATTGTCGTACATAAAAAAAGGGGACTGCGTCATCCCCTTTCTGCTGCACCGGTATAAAAGTAAATCGCGTCACGAAGAAATTCCGCCGCTCCCGGCTTGATTTCGTCGTAATGTTTCTTGAACCGTTCATCGTCGACGTACATTTGCGCCAGCCCGGCATGCGCTTCTTTGCTGTAGCGGTCCCAATAGTACGTCAGCCATTGCCGGTGCAAGTCGGCTGCGCGCTGCGCAGCTTCGCCCGCAGGATCTCCCTCCGCCATCGCTTTCTTTAACGCTTCGCCCACTTCGTTTGCCAGCCGCGTCACGTTCTCGTAATCGTCTTGCGTCATGCCGCGAACTTTCGCATTCGCTTTTTCAACCGTTGGGTTGCCGTATTTTTCGCGAATTTCCTTTCCGTACTTCTTCTCGTTGTCTTCGATCAGACGTTCCTTGAATCCCGCAAATTTTTCTTGATCGGTCATCTTTCTTCCTCCTTTCATCGCTTCGATCGTTTGCTCGACGTTGGCGATCAAATGATCTACATGCGTTCTTTTTTCGAGGAGCTGCTTGCGGTGATCTTGCAAAGCTTGTTCACGGTTAAAGGACGGGGCGGAAATGATGGATTTGATCGTTTCCAAGCTGACGCCGAGTTCGCGGTAAAACAAGATTTGCTGCAGCAAGTCGACTTCCTTCGGGCCGTAAATGCGGTAACCGGAAGTGTTGGTTCTCGCCGGTTTGAGCAATCCGATTTTATCGTAATACCGCAGTGTCCGCGCACTCACCCCCGCGGTTCGCGCGAGTTTTTGAACCGTATATTCCATGGTCTCACCTCCTCGTACTTTCACGATACACCTTGACGTAACGTCAAGGTCAACTCTTTTTTTGCAATCGATTGCAGAGCACCGTGCGTGTCACTTTAAGCACTTATTTTTCAAATTGCCGGGCGGAATACACGAGTGGATTAAGAAAGGTATACGAACAAGCAGCAGAAACATAAAATACCAAAGTGCAGGGGCACTTTGGTTGAGGATGCAGAATAAGTGTCAGCTTACGGTCTCCGCGAATTCAAAATGGTAGCGATCAATAACCCAAAGGTTATCATCAAGGTGAGAGATTCGTACGGAGTCAACGTGATCACCTCCCGGTAGGCGGGATCACTTATTCTGCATAAATTTCTATTATCTGTTTTGCCAGTATACAACAAAACATTTGTCAAAGGGGCAGTTTTTCAAAAATTGGGAAAAAGGACACGCGGCGGATCGTCTCTTTCAGAACGAAAGCAGGGGTTCGGAGGGATGAAGTATGGCATGAGAGACAAGCGGGAACCGCTCAAATCGATTTGAGCGGTTCTGTCATCGGCCGGCCGTTTCCTTCTAGGATGGTTCTTGTTTGCGTTGATTTTTTCTGATTTTCCATGACACAAGCGCCGCCAAAAGGAGTTCAAGGACTACAACGAATCCGCCTCCAAATACAAGTCCAGTGAAGTATAGGAATTCGTTCGTGCTTCTCGCAAATAAAAACCAGCAACAAACGAGAATACTTCCAAGAATCAAATGAATTACAGAGACCTCAAATAAAACTGATCCGTATTTGTGTTTCAACTTTTATGAAGCATACTTATAACTTACATAGAATCCTGACAACAGCAATAGAAAATAAACAGAAACGAACAAATCGACAGCTGTCATCGCATCTCCTCCGATATATCGATCTTGGCGATCGCACCGAAATCCTCTTTACACCCCTTGCCGCGTTAGGCTGTTCGTCTCGCGGAAAACAATTCGACGAGGATGAGAGTGGCGGCTCCGAGCGCTGTGGCTTGTTCACCAAGGTTGCTTTGGACGATGTCCGTCTTTTTGGCGGAATTCGTCAATGCCCGGGATTTCACCGTCTCTTTCACGGGATCGAGCACGAAATCTCCGGAACGGGAAACGCCGCCGCCTATGACGATTCGCGCCGGATCGACGGTATGGAGCAAGTTGGTGAGACCGATGCCGAGATATACGCCCGTTTCCCGTAAAATTTCTTTGCTCAATGCGTCTCCTTGTTTCGCGGCTTCATGGAGCTTTTCACCGTCGATGTCCTGCAAACGTCCGCCGGTTAATTTCGTCAACAGGCTTTGCTCTCCGGCGGCAATGCGCTTCGCGGCCCGTTTGGCGATCACGGGACCGGCGGCAAGCGATTGCAAGCAGCCGTAATTGCCGCAGTCACATTGCGGCCCGTTGATGTCGATCGTCATGTGCCCGATTTCGCCGCCGATGAAGTGAGAGCCGTGAAACAGTTTGCCATCGATGATGATACCCGCGCCGATGCCGCGCCCGACGTTGACACATACGAGCGAATCGGCGCCGTTTCCGCTGCCGAACCACGATTCGCCGAGCGCCATCGCCCGCGCATCATTTTCCACTTTTACGAGCATACGAAACTCTTTTTCCAAATAGTCTTTGATCGGGATGTCCCGCAATCGCAAATTCGGGGCGAATAGCGAGATTCCTTGTTTTACGTCGACCATGCCGTGCATGCCGACACCGATGCCGATCACGTTATGATTGCTTTTCCGTTTTTGCGGCAACAGGCGCAGCACGCTCATTTTCATCAGTTCCAACAACTCGGTGCTCGTGATGCCCTCTGTAAGATCTTCCTGGAACTGTTCAACGATGTTCCCGTTCAAATCGGTCATCACGACTTTAATGTCTTTTGGGCCGACATCGATGCCGATTACGTGGAATTGTTCGGCGTTAATGACGAGCATCGTCGGTTTTCTCCCCCCGCGGGAAACGCCTTGACTTTTTTCAATGACGATTTTCGATTCGAGCAGCTCTTTTACGATGTTGCTTACGGTCGGCGGGGTCAGTTTTGTTAATTTGGCGATGTCGGCGCGTGAAATCGAGCCTTTTTCGCGGATCGTGTTTAAAATAAGCGAGCGGTTGAGCGATTTCATCAACTGAAAGCTTCCCACGGTCGGTGATTGCGGCATGGTCTGTCTCTCCTTTATTCTATCGATTGTTGCCAATCAATCGTTTCAAACTACGGTTAACCTTATTATACTGCCGGGGAACTTCCCATTGCAAAAATGCGTGAGAAACACTACAATGAAAGAAAATAAAATTAATTAAGTAAGAAAGGGAGCCATGAACAAAAAATTATTGATCACCCTCTCTGTTGTTTTCGCAGCATTCGTTGGCGGTTTCATTGTTTATGAAAATATGGGAAACGCGGCAAAAACGCATTACGTGAACCCGGTTTTCGAACCGGTTCTTGCGGATCCGACCGTCGTGAGGGCGGATGATGGTTATTTCTACGCTTACGGCACGGAAGATGCGTGGGGAGAGAAAGTCGAATCGAAGTTGATTCCGATTGTCCGTTCGACGAACTTGATCGATTGGGAATACGTTGGGGAAGCCTTTAAGAAAAAGCCCGACTGGAAACCGGCCGGCGGATTATGGGCACCG
It encodes the following:
- a CDS encoding carbohydrate ABC transporter permease, with translation MTARLLSRSLLYAVLVLFAVVFLVPFYVLLVTSLKPFAEVSIATMWQLPHTIDFSSYRAAFQQLAPNFLNSVYLVVPATLLSALLGSLNGYVLSKWKFKGSEWVFTALLFGMFIPYQSILIPLIQTIQKIGLYNSIAGLVLVNVVYGLPVTTLMFRNFYASIPDSMIESAQIDGAGFIRVYRHIIVPLSITGFVVVAIWQFTNIWNEFLFAITITGHGQHPIMVALQNLAGSQVVHWNIQMAGALLAALPTMLVYILAGRYFIRGLLAGSVKG
- a CDS encoding class I SAM-dependent methyltransferase, giving the protein MDYHDMLAHVGAGGAHPGGFAATLNFLSHFPIAAGAKVLEVGSGTGQTACYLAEKGCDVTALDLREKMVEKTQKRAQSKGVNVKAVQGDVTKLPFEDESFDVVLGESVTVFADIPKALREYVRVLRPEGELFDRELMAVKPLPEAMKQAISTLYGAKELPSLDQWLHMIEEAGFKEVEVWNPTALADDLLHFLPGFDDPSLAEPATKENAAEIKSIQQQNLSILTKYEDYHGYGVFMGIKK
- a CDS encoding YjcZ family sporulation protein, which gives rise to MMGYGCGGYGGYGAGFALIVVLFILLIIIGASYVY
- a CDS encoding MerR family transcriptional regulator encodes the protein MEYTVQKLARTAGVSARTLRYYDKIGLLKPARTNTSGYRIYGPKEVDLLQQILFYRELGVSLETIKSIISAPSFNREQALQDHRKQLLEKRTHVDHLIANVEQTIEAMKGGRKMTDQEKFAGFKERLIEDNEKKYGKEIREKYGNPTVEKANAKVRGMTQDDYENVTRLANEVGEALKKAMAEGDPAGEAAQRAADLHRQWLTYYWDRYSKEAHAGLAQMYVDDERFKKHYDEIKPGAAEFLRDAIYFYTGAAERG
- a CDS encoding ROK family protein, with protein sequence MPQSPTVGSFQLMKSLNRSLILNTIREKGSISRADIAKLTKLTPPTVSNIVKELLESKIVIEKSQGVSRGGRKPTMLVINAEQFHVIGIDVGPKDIKVVMTDLNGNIVEQFQEDLTEGITSTELLELMKMSVLRLLPQKRKSNHNVIGIGVGMHGMVDVKQGISLFAPNLRLRDIPIKDYLEKEFRMLVKVENDARAMALGESWFGSGNGADSLVCVNVGRGIGAGIIIDGKLFHGSHFIGGEIGHMTIDINGPQCDCGNYGCLQSLAAGPVIAKRAAKRIAAGEQSLLTKLTGGRLQDIDGEKLHEAAKQGDALSKEILRETGVYLGIGLTNLLHTVDPARIVIGGGVSRSGDFVLDPVKETVKSRALTNSAKKTDIVQSNLGEQATALGAATLILVELFSARRTA